A portion of the Salarias fasciatus chromosome 15, fSalaFa1.1, whole genome shotgun sequence genome contains these proteins:
- the prox1a gene encoding prospero homeobox protein 1a: MPDHDSDSLLNRQTKRRRVDIGVKRTVGSTASSTAAATTATTDNIARAKAAIFSAMNSLSSHSHHGSDTDSMECSVVQPHGGPGVVSASDSESKSNVLRKLLKRANSYEDTMMPFPGTTIISQLLKNNIAKNGGGERGDRGDRGESGFPGSGLSNASSDAPQEDACSNSSQDSTPQECLSPFGRPPGLASFDIERLNDEHLRAKRARVENIIRGMSHSPSVVVPAASRHERDHEMDGERDMDLDCPPPQSQQQNPSSPRGGEVCSSSRENKRKQRLPQQQQQSFTQLVCQRKEQKQEERRQLKLQLEDMQKQLRQLQEKFFQIYDSTDDSEHNDLHNDIGNMSEDSPGRSDTGGDDRGGDDMRSDNEMSDLDPGHFLDRARALLQEQALLADGDKPRRDGLGRSKGPGGPGSSMHAEGKQLAETLKQELNSAMTQVVDTVVKVFAKPPRPTPQQAFPPLSIPPERFPNAANGDNPNFHTANQRLQCFGDVIIPNPLDSFASMPGIPGATNDQTEALPLVVRKTPSDHHHQSSAVGAHGGHHHPALHPSSLSASMGFSPPSFRHPFPLPLMGYPFQSPLGAPTGGYAGKDRSSPDSMDLSRETTSLRTKMTGHHLAHHHRSCSPAHPGSTAEGLSLSLIKSECSDLQDMADISPYSGSNIQEGLSPNHLKKAKLMFFYTRYPSSNMLKMFFSDVKFNRCITSQLIKWFSNFREFYYIQMEKFARQAINDGITGAEELSVSRDCELFRALNMHYNKANDFEVPDRFLEVAEVTLREFFNAIVAGKDVDPSWKKAIYKVICKLDSEVPDVFKSPNCLQELLHE; this comes from the exons ATGCCGGACCATGACAGCGACTCCCTCCTGAACAGACAGACCAAGCGACGACGTGTGGACATCGGTGTTAAGAGGACCGTGGGTAGCACAGCCTCCTCGACAGCAGCAGCCACAACAGCAACCACTGATAATATTGCCCGCGCCAAAGCAGCCATTTTCAGTGCCATGAACTCTCTGAGCTCTCATTCTCACCACGGATCAGATACCGACTCCATGGAGTGCTCTGTAGTGCAGCCACATGGTGGGCCTGGCGTTGTATCAGCCAGTGACAGTGAGTCTAAGTCCAATGTACTCCGAAAGCTACTGAAGAGGGCCAACTCATACGAGGACACCATGATGCCCTTTCCTGGCACCACCATTATCTCCCAGCTTCTCAAGAACAACATTGCTAaaaatggaggaggagaaagaggagacagGGGTGACAGAGGGGAGTCAGGCTTCCCCGGGTCAGGGCTCTCCAATGCAAGTTCAGATGCTCCGCAGGAGGACGCCTGCAGTAACTCCTCCCAGGACAGCACCCCGCAAGAGTGCTTGTCGCCGTTTGGTCGTCCTCCTGGCTTGGCGTCTTTCGACATCGAGCGACTAAATGACGAGCACCTGCGTGCCAAGCGAGCCCGCGTAGAGAACATTATACGAGGCATGAGCCACTCGCCCAGCGTGGTGGTGCCTGCTGCTTCCCGCCACGAGCGTGACCACGAGATGGACGGAGAACGAGACATGGACCTGGACTGCCCGCCGCCCCAGTCCCAGCAGCAGAACCCCAGCAGCCCGCGGGGAGGCgaagtgtgcagcagcagtcgAGAGAACAAGCGCAAACAGCGcctgcctcagcagcagcagcaaagctTCACCCAGCTGGTGTGTcagagaaaggagcagaagcAAGAGGAGCGGCGACAACtcaagctgcagctggaggacatgCAGAAACAACTACGGCAGTTACAGGAGAAGTTCTTTCAGATCTATGACTCAACCGATGACTCAGAGCACAATGACCTCCACAATGACATAGGAAACATGTCGGAGGACAGCCCAGGTAGATCTGACACTGGCGGTGATGACCGGGGTGGTGATGATATGCGATCTGACAATGAAATGTCTGACCTGGACCCAGGCCATTTCCTAGACAGGGCGCGGGCTCTGCTTCAGGAGCAGGCCCTGCTCGCTGATGGAGACAAGCCAAGAAGAGATGGGCTCGGTCGGAGcaaaggaccaggaggtcccGGGTCCTCTATGCATGCTGAAGGTAAACAGctggctgaaacactgaaacaggaaCTTAACTCAGCCATGACTCAAGTGGTAGACACAGTTGTGAAAGTGTTCGCCAAGCCTCCACGCCCTACACCTCAGCAGGCCTTCCCTCCACTTTCCATACCTCCCGAAAGGTTTCCAAATGCTGCCAATGGGGACAACCCCAACTTTCATACCGCCAACCAGAGGCTGCAGTGTTTTGGCGATGTCATCATTCCCAATCCACTTGACTCCTTCGCTAGCATGCCCGGTATTCCAGGCGCCACCAACGACCAAACCGAGGCGCTGCCCTTAGTTGTGAGAAAGACACCAAGTGACCACCATCACCAGTCTTCGGCTGTGGGTGCCCACGGTGGTCACCACCACCCTGCTCTTCACCCCTCTTCGCTCTCCGCCTCCATGGGTTTCAGCCCCCCATCCTTTAGACATCCCTTCCCATTGCCTCTCATGGGCTACCCTTTCCAGAGTCCCCTTGGCGCGCCCACAGGTGGTTATGCAGGCAAAGACCGTTCCTCACCAGACTCCATGGACCTGTCCAGGGAAACCACCAGCCTGAGGACCAAGATGACAGGTCACCACCTGGCCCACCACCATCGCTCTTGTTCACCAGCACACCCTGGCAGCACCGCTGAAGGACTCTCCCTGTCTCTCATTAAGTCTGAGTGCAGTGATCTCCAGGACATGGCGGACATCTCACCCTACTCAGGCAGCAAT ATCCAAGAAGGTCTTTCACCCAATCATCTGAAGAAGGCCAAGCTTATGTTTTTCTACACCCGCTACCCAAGCTCCAACATGctcaagatgtttttttctgatgtcaAG TTCAACCGCTGCATAACCTCGCAGCTGATCAAGTGGTTCAGCAACTTCAGAGAGTTCTACTACATCCAGATGGAGAAGTTCGCCCGCCAGGCCATCAACGACGGCATCACCGGAGCCGAGGAGCTGTCCGTCAGCCGCGACTGCGAGCTCTTCCGAGCTCTCAACATGCACTACAACAAGGCCAACGATTTCGAG